The Candidatus Bathyarchaeia archaeon nucleotide sequence TGGCTGCAACCCTGTTCATGTCTTTAGACGGCGTAGTCGAGTCGCCGGAGAAGTGGTCTTTTGCATACTGGAACGAGGAGGTCGGCAAGTTCAAGCATGAGGAGACATTCGCCTCCGACGCACTCCTCCTTGGAAGGGTGACCTACGAGGGCTTCGCTGCTGCCTGGCCCAGCCGGAAGGACCCCGAAGGGTTTGCGGATCGGTTCAACAGCATGCCCAAGCATGTCGCCTCCAGGACCTTGAAGAAGCTCGAATGGAACAACTCCCACCTGATTAAAGGTGACCTTGCGGCCGAGGTCTCGAGACTGAAACAACGGCCTGGCCAAGACATCGTTATCCACGGCTCACCCGGCCTCATTCGCTCCCTGATGCCGCACGACATCATCGACGAGTACCGCCTCCTAGTCTACCCGCTCATCCTGGGAAACGGAAAGAGGCTCTTCGATGTGACGAGCCAGGAGCACCTTAAGCTTGTCGAATCCAAGACGTTTGATACTGGAGTCGTCAAGCTAGTCTACCGTTCGACAGGTAGGTGAGCACCGAGAGTTTAGACTCGAAGAAAGCCCGCGGCAAATAATCTGACCTGCCAACAGAATCACCATTTTTCCATGACTTGTCGATCAGCAAATCGCCTTTCTCCAACCACGAATTCACGTTCGTGTAGGCCCTTTCTACCCGTGCAACAAGAGTGAAAGAGTAACGTCTATCGTAATTGTTCGAGAAGTAAGAAAATAGAGGGGAGAGCTCTCAGTGTATTTTACTGGAGCTCTGGTACTGTCTCGGTTAATGGCGCGTTTGGCAGGGCCGCCTGCATTGCAGTCTGCTCGGTCTGTAATGCTGACACCGTAGCTGGATCGGTTGTCGTCCCTAGGAGTGCTTGTATCTGCGCGAGTCTTGCGTTGAGGTCGGATTGGGTGGTTACGAATGCACCGCGTATCTCGATGATGTTGCCGTTGCTGTCCACGATTACGATCTGGACTACTTGTATGACTGTGCTGGCTGGCTGGGTGATATGGGCTGAGATGCTTGTTGCTCCCGCTGCGGCGATCGGTATCACGGTGATGATGGTTCCATCGTTGGATTGGAGGACAGCCTCTTCTTGGCCTTGCATTCCGCCCTGCTCGTTGTCGTTGACTTCAACGTCATGACCGTTGTCCATGTGGGCCTTCGCTTTGGCCGGATAGTTCACATCCACGGTGATGGTTGAGGTCTGCGGATTGTTGAAGTTGAGTACTTGGATCGTCCATGTTCCCGAGTTGAAGCCGGGGTTGTTGAAACTGGCGATGTAGGCGGCGCCTTTGATAACGAT carries:
- a CDS encoding dihydrofolate reductase family protein, producing the protein MSRLAATLFMSLDGVVESPEKWSFAYWNEEVGKFKHEETFASDALLLGRVTYEGFAAAWPSRKDPEGFADRFNSMPKHVASRTLKKLEWNNSHLIKGDLAAEVSRLKQRPGQDIVIHGSPGLIRSLMPHDIIDEYRLLVYPLILGNGKRLFDVTSQEHLKLVESKTFDTGVVKLVYRSTGR